One Microvirga thermotolerans DNA window includes the following coding sequences:
- a CDS encoding GntR family transcriptional regulator, with product MRKSSIVAAGDRSTRIEQDAQERILANLAAALDRTLPVPLGVQLRGLIEFGIGLGELQPGQRLPSVRELAERAGIAPMTVAGVYRELRRSGLIEAKPGAGTYVSDGHSRDGLRSTAMRKIQRRIDALFNEAEELGLSPTVVASLVNARAARGRSQPRPVHIVIVGHFLDTTQQYADRIREHLGPADSIAVTTLSALQAGEPLPQPCDLCVTFPHRRSDVESLVPPGTPMANLSFIPAEETRAKLAVIDPMARIGIVSIFPEFMALMKPGVLRFTPHVSDVEVRLITEPDLKDFLKTLDVLVYASGAEPILRDFPEGRQAIEFRYDPDPHAVRQVLLPEIERLRSASPAKEEASE from the coding sequence ATGCGGAAAAGTTCCATTGTTGCAGCGGGCGACCGTTCCACCCGGATAGAACAGGATGCCCAGGAGCGGATTCTCGCCAATCTGGCGGCCGCCCTGGACCGCACCCTGCCCGTGCCGCTCGGCGTCCAGCTCCGGGGGCTGATCGAGTTCGGGATCGGCCTCGGCGAGCTGCAGCCCGGGCAGAGGCTTCCCTCCGTGCGCGAGCTGGCGGAGCGGGCGGGCATCGCCCCCATGACCGTGGCGGGCGTCTATCGGGAGCTTCGCCGGTCGGGGCTGATCGAGGCGAAGCCGGGGGCCGGCACCTACGTGAGCGACGGGCATTCCCGCGACGGCCTGCGCTCGACCGCCATGCGCAAGATCCAGCGGCGGATCGACGCCCTGTTCAACGAGGCGGAGGAGCTCGGCCTGTCGCCCACGGTGGTGGCCTCCCTCGTGAACGCGCGCGCGGCGCGGGGACGCAGCCAGCCCCGGCCCGTGCACATCGTGATCGTCGGCCACTTCCTCGACACCACACAGCAATACGCGGACCGGATCCGCGAGCATCTGGGCCCCGCCGATTCCATCGCCGTCACGACCCTCTCGGCGCTGCAGGCGGGGGAGCCCCTGCCGCAGCCCTGCGACCTGTGCGTCACCTTTCCCCACCGCAGGAGCGACGTGGAAAGCCTCGTTCCGCCCGGCACGCCGATGGCCAATCTCAGCTTCATCCCCGCCGAGGAGACGCGTGCGAAGCTCGCGGTGATCGATCCCATGGCCCGCATCGGGATCGTCTCGATCTTTCCCGAGTTCATGGCCCTGATGAAGCCGGGCGTGCTGCGCTTCACGCCCCATGTCTCCGACGTGGAGGTGCGCCTCATCACGGAGCCCGACCTCAAGGACTTCCTGAAGACGCTCGACGTGCTCGTCTACGCCAGCGGCGCGGAGCCGATCCTCAGGGATTTCCCCGAAGGCCGCCAGGCCATCGAATTCCGCTACGACCCCGATCCCCATGCCGTCCGGCAGGTTCTCCTGCCGGAGATCGAACGCCTGCGTTCGGCATCCCCCGCCAAAGAGGAAGCGTCTGAATGA
- a CDS encoding ABC transporter substrate-binding protein, which produces MKLNSKLGGMVAAALLAGTMLGGAASAQTLTMGLRAGPDSIDPHWSTLGSQAEALRHIFDTIVMADENLQLKPGLATSWKPVDDTTWEFKIREGVKFHDGSELTAEDVKFSIDRIPVVTGPMSMTIYTKQVKETKVVDKYTLHVITKAPAPTLPNDFIRLFVVPKSIGMEARNEQFNSGKAAIGTGPYKFVSWEPKGDLVLERFDGYWGQKPHWQKVIRKEIPNDPARMAALKSGQVDLVNYVPATDYAAMQKDKSVDTFIADTVYFFNITPNVKETLPKPVKVDGKEIAENPLRDARVREALDLAIDRKTLVRVVLEGLGKPANQLMPASFFGGNKNLPERPYNVAKAKELLAAAGYPKGFEIDFFCTNNRLPGDAAVCEALSQMWARAGLKVNANALNGTVFFPAQQKGEFPLWMSGWGTLTGEASYTYGSLVHTADPKTGLGAFNKQGYSNPEVDALLQEGARTMDDAKRRALFEKVTEISMNDRALIPTVQLQTVWAAKKGTMVIPPRVDQETLAYEIKPKS; this is translated from the coding sequence GTGAAACTAAATTCCAAGCTTGGCGGTATGGTGGCGGCGGCGCTCCTGGCGGGGACCATGCTCGGGGGCGCAGCCTCCGCGCAGACCCTCACCATGGGCCTTCGCGCCGGACCGGATTCCATCGATCCGCACTGGTCCACCCTCGGCAGCCAGGCCGAGGCGCTGCGCCACATCTTCGATACGATCGTCATGGCCGATGAGAACCTGCAGCTGAAGCCGGGTCTCGCCACCTCCTGGAAGCCGGTCGACGACACCACGTGGGAGTTCAAGATCCGCGAGGGCGTGAAATTCCACGACGGCTCCGAGCTCACCGCCGAGGACGTGAAGTTCTCCATCGACCGCATCCCGGTGGTGACGGGTCCGATGAGCATGACGATCTACACGAAGCAGGTGAAGGAGACGAAGGTCGTCGACAAGTACACCCTGCACGTGATCACCAAGGCCCCCGCGCCGACCCTGCCGAACGACTTCATCCGCCTCTTCGTGGTGCCGAAGTCCATCGGCATGGAGGCCCGCAACGAGCAGTTCAACTCCGGCAAGGCCGCCATCGGCACCGGGCCCTACAAGTTCGTGTCGTGGGAGCCCAAGGGCGATCTGGTGCTCGAGCGCTTCGACGGCTACTGGGGCCAGAAGCCCCACTGGCAGAAGGTGATCCGCAAGGAGATCCCGAACGATCCGGCGCGCATGGCCGCCCTGAAGTCGGGCCAGGTCGATCTCGTCAACTACGTCCCCGCGACGGACTACGCGGCGATGCAGAAGGACAAGTCGGTCGACACCTTCATCGCCGACACGGTCTACTTCTTCAACATCACGCCGAACGTGAAGGAGACCCTGCCGAAGCCGGTGAAGGTCGACGGCAAGGAGATCGCCGAGAACCCGCTGCGCGATGCCCGGGTGCGCGAGGCGCTCGATCTCGCCATCGACCGCAAGACTCTGGTGCGCGTCGTGCTGGAGGGTCTCGGCAAGCCCGCGAACCAGCTGATGCCCGCCAGCTTCTTCGGCGGCAACAAGAACCTGCCGGAGCGTCCCTACAACGTCGCGAAGGCCAAGGAGCTGCTCGCCGCGGCAGGCTACCCGAAGGGCTTCGAGATCGACTTCTTCTGCACCAACAACCGCCTGCCGGGCGACGCCGCCGTGTGCGAGGCCCTGTCCCAGATGTGGGCGCGCGCAGGCCTCAAGGTGAACGCCAACGCCCTCAACGGCACGGTGTTCTTCCCGGCGCAGCAGAAGGGCGAGTTCCCCCTGTGGATGAGCGGCTGGGGCACGCTGACGGGCGAGGCGAGCTACACCTACGGCTCGCTGGTGCACACCGCCGATCCGAAGACGGGCCTCGGCGCCTTCAACAAGCAGGGCTACTCCAACCCCGAGGTGGACGCGCTTCTCCAGGAAGGCGCCCGCACCATGGACGATGCGAAGCGCCGCGCCCTGTTCGAGAAGGTCACCGAGATCTCCATGAACGACCGCGCGCTGATCCCGACCGTGCAGCTCCAGACCGTCTGGGCGGCGAAGAAGGGCACCATGGTGATCCCGCCGCGCGTCGACCAGGAGACCCTGGCCTACGAGATCAAGCCGAAGAGCTGA
- a CDS encoding ABC transporter permease: protein MIGFLIQRVLQALLVIVAMSIIVFLGVYAIGNPIDVMIDPASDQALREALIRRYGLDLPLFQQYFVFVNNMLHGDLGESFIYRLPVLSLIFSRFPATLELALCAMLIATCLGIPLGLWAGYKPDALSSKAIMAFSVLGFSVPTFWVGLLLIMTFAVELGWLPSGGRGPTTNVLGMNLSITSLEGLSYIVLPALNLALFKLGLLIRLTRAGTVEVMSSDYVRFARAQGLSEGKVVGLHVLKNISIPIVTVFGLELGSTLAFAVVTETVFNWPGMGKLIIDSITVLDRPVMVAYLILVVFLFVLINLVVDLVYGQLDPRIRVKASS, encoded by the coding sequence ATGATCGGTTTTCTCATCCAGCGCGTTCTTCAGGCGCTCCTGGTCATCGTCGCCATGTCGATCATCGTGTTCCTCGGCGTCTACGCCATCGGGAACCCGATCGACGTCATGATCGACCCCGCCTCTGACCAGGCGCTGCGCGAGGCGCTGATCCGCCGCTACGGGCTCGACCTGCCGCTGTTCCAGCAGTACTTCGTGTTCGTGAACAACATGCTGCACGGGGACCTGGGCGAGTCCTTCATCTACCGGCTGCCGGTGCTCAGCCTGATCTTCTCGCGCTTCCCGGCGACGCTGGAGCTGGCCCTGTGCGCCATGCTCATCGCCACCTGCCTCGGCATTCCCCTGGGACTCTGGGCCGGCTACAAGCCCGATGCGCTCTCGTCCAAGGCGATCATGGCCTTCTCGGTGCTGGGCTTCAGCGTTCCCACCTTCTGGGTCGGGCTCCTGCTGATCATGACCTTCGCCGTGGAGCTCGGCTGGCTGCCCTCCGGCGGGCGCGGGCCGACGACGAACGTGCTCGGCATGAACCTGTCGATCACCTCCCTGGAGGGCCTCAGCTACATCGTCCTGCCGGCCCTCAACCTCGCCCTGTTCAAGCTCGGCCTCCTCATTCGCCTCACCCGCGCCGGCACGGTCGAGGTCATGAGCTCCGACTACGTGCGCTTCGCCCGGGCGCAGGGCCTGTCCGAGGGAAAGGTCGTCGGCCTGCACGTCCTCAAGAACATCTCGATCCCGATCGTCACCGTCTTCGGGCTCGAGCTCGGCTCCACGCTCGCCTTCGCCGTCGTCACGGAGACGGTGTTCAACTGGCCCGGCATGGGCAAGCTCATCATCGATTCCATCACGGTGCTCGACCGTCCCGTGATGGTCGCATACCTCATCCTGGTGGTGTTCCTGTTCGTCCTGATCAATCTCGTCGTCGATCTGGTCTACGGGCAGCTCGACCCCCGCATCCGCGTCAAGGCTTCCTCATGA
- a CDS encoding ABC transporter permease — MSAPVENRWSRLSNFWSDFRQSPVAVAALVVIVSVVLMAVLAPVVAPQDPYNQEALDLFDARLEPGEVGSGGYVHWLGTDAAGRDVFSAILYGLRTSLIVGVMAGTFALVLGAVVGLVAAYYGGRVEALIMRVIDLQLSLPAILLALVLVALLGQGLPQLVAALVAAQYAYFARTTHGAASAERRKDYIEAALSTPIPARQVLFRHLLPNALPPLIVVATVQVANSIALEATLSFLGLGLPITQPSLGSLISNGFQFLLSGRYWISIYPGIALMLTVVAINLVGDQVRNVLNPRRSR; from the coding sequence ATGAGCGCTCCCGTCGAGAATCGCTGGAGCCGGCTTTCGAACTTCTGGTCGGATTTCCGGCAGAGCCCCGTGGCGGTGGCGGCCCTCGTCGTCATCGTCTCGGTCGTCCTCATGGCCGTCCTCGCGCCCGTGGTGGCGCCGCAGGATCCCTACAACCAGGAGGCGCTCGACCTCTTCGATGCGCGCCTCGAGCCCGGGGAGGTCGGCTCGGGCGGCTACGTCCACTGGCTCGGCACGGACGCCGCCGGGCGCGACGTGTTCTCCGCGATCCTCTACGGGCTGCGCACCAGCCTCATCGTCGGCGTGATGGCGGGCACCTTCGCCCTGGTCCTCGGGGCCGTCGTCGGGCTCGTCGCCGCCTATTACGGCGGGCGGGTGGAGGCGCTCATCATGCGCGTCATCGACCTGCAGCTCTCGCTGCCCGCCATCCTGCTCGCCCTCGTGCTGGTCGCCCTGCTCGGACAGGGGCTTCCGCAGCTCGTGGCGGCTCTGGTCGCGGCGCAATACGCCTATTTCGCCCGCACCACCCACGGGGCGGCGAGCGCCGAGCGGCGCAAGGACTACATCGAGGCGGCGCTCTCCACGCCCATCCCGGCGCGGCAGGTGCTGTTCCGGCACCTCCTGCCGAACGCGCTGCCGCCGCTGATCGTGGTGGCGACGGTGCAGGTGGCCAATTCCATCGCCCTGGAGGCGACCCTGTCCTTCCTCGGCCTCGGCCTGCCCATCACCCAGCCGTCGCTCGGCTCGCTGATCTCCAACGGCTTCCAGTTCCTGCTCTCCGGCCGCTACTGGATCTCGATCTATCCGGGCATCGCGCTGATGCTGACCGTGGTGGCGATCAACCTGGTGGGCGATCAGGTCCGCAACGTCCTGAATCCGAGGCGCAGCCGATGA
- a CDS encoding ABC transporter ATP-binding protein, with protein sequence MSEPVLSVRNLRTQFKTRAGTLNAVDGVSFEVGRGRILGLVGESGSGKSVTGYSILGLIEPPGMIADGEVLLNGRDLTRLKGDELRRVRGAQLAMVFQDPMMTLNPVLKIGTQMIAAVRAHDNVSRRAARVRAREALAKVGIPSPEERLDAYPHQLSGGMRQRVAIAIALLHRPAVIIADEPTTALDVSIQGQILAEVRRLADETGTAFVWVTHDLAVVSSLADDICVMYAGRVVETGPAAEVIAAPRHPYTAGLLASVPAEHEPGERLPQVPGSAPSLANLPPGCAFAPRCFRAGPACTATPPVQRFADGRSALCHYPIETDSCQPPSSTSTTFRSAS encoded by the coding sequence ATGAGCGAACCCGTCCTCAGCGTCCGCAACCTCCGGACCCAGTTCAAGACCCGCGCCGGAACCCTCAACGCCGTCGACGGCGTCAGCTTCGAGGTCGGCCGGGGCCGCATCCTCGGCCTCGTCGGCGAATCCGGCTCGGGAAAGAGCGTCACCGGCTATTCGATCCTCGGCCTCATCGAGCCGCCGGGCATGATCGCCGACGGCGAGGTGCTGCTCAACGGCCGCGACCTCACGCGCCTGAAGGGGGACGAGCTGCGCCGCGTCCGCGGGGCGCAGCTCGCCATGGTGTTCCAGGATCCGATGATGACCCTGAACCCGGTCCTCAAGATCGGCACCCAGATGATCGCGGCCGTCCGCGCGCACGACAACGTGTCGCGCAGGGCGGCGCGGGTGCGGGCGCGCGAGGCGCTCGCCAAGGTCGGCATTCCGAGCCCCGAGGAGCGGCTCGACGCCTATCCGCATCAGCTCTCGGGCGGCATGCGCCAGCGCGTGGCCATCGCCATCGCGCTCCTGCACCGGCCCGCGGTGATCATCGCGGACGAGCCGACGACCGCCCTCGACGTGTCGATCCAGGGCCAGATCCTGGCGGAGGTGCGCCGCCTCGCCGACGAGACCGGCACCGCTTTCGTCTGGGTCACGCACGACCTCGCCGTGGTGTCGAGCCTCGCCGACGACATCTGCGTCATGTACGCGGGGCGAGTGGTCGAGACCGGGCCTGCCGCGGAGGTGATCGCCGCGCCGCGGCACCCTTACACGGCGGGCCTCCTCGCCTCCGTCCCCGCCGAGCACGAGCCGGGCGAGAGGCTGCCCCAGGTTCCGGGCTCGGCGCCCTCGCTCGCGAACCTTCCGCCCGGCTGCGCCTTCGCCCCCCGCTGCTTCAGGGCCGGCCCCGCCTGTACGGCGACGCCGCCCGTTCAGCGCTTCGCGGACGGACGCTCCGCCCTCTGCCATTATCCGATCGAGACCGATTCATGTCAGCCGCCCTCCTCGACGTCGACCACGTTTCGAAGCGCTTCGTAA
- a CDS encoding ABC transporter ATP-binding protein, which yields MSAALLDVDHVSKRFVKQPSLGERIAGALGAGRGTEVVRAVSDVSLSVRKGEVVGLVGESGCGKSTLGRIVAGIYAPTEGKVLFDGKPVAKQQGRRTSKLTTRIQMVHQDPFASLNPRMRIGDTVAEGPVTHRIVKAREADSYVADLLGRVGLDPSYRRRFPHQFSGGQRQRIAIARALAMKPDLLVLDEPVASLDVSIQAQVLNLFMDLRRDLDLTAIFISHDLGVVRHVSDRVAIMYLGRIVELAPTAELYAAPNHPYTRALFESVPRIGVGRRSFHPIAGEIPSPLHPPSGCHFHPRCPLAGPRCRAEAPALTAIAPGRFSACHLNTGGTA from the coding sequence ATGTCAGCCGCCCTCCTCGACGTCGACCACGTTTCGAAGCGCTTCGTAAAGCAGCCGAGCCTCGGCGAGCGCATCGCGGGCGCCCTCGGCGCCGGCCGCGGCACGGAGGTCGTGCGCGCCGTGAGCGACGTGAGCCTCTCCGTCCGCAAGGGGGAGGTGGTCGGCCTCGTCGGCGAATCCGGCTGCGGCAAGTCCACGCTCGGGCGCATCGTCGCCGGGATCTACGCGCCGACCGAAGGCAAGGTGCTGTTCGACGGCAAGCCCGTCGCGAAGCAGCAGGGCCGCCGCACCAGCAAGCTGACCACCCGCATCCAGATGGTGCACCAGGACCCCTTCGCCAGCCTCAACCCGCGCATGCGCATCGGGGACACGGTGGCCGAAGGCCCCGTCACCCATCGCATCGTCAAGGCGCGGGAGGCGGATTCCTACGTGGCCGACCTCCTGGGGCGCGTCGGGCTCGATCCCAGCTACCGCCGGCGCTTCCCGCACCAGTTCTCGGGCGGCCAGCGCCAGCGCATCGCCATCGCCCGCGCGCTTGCCATGAAACCGGACCTGCTGGTGCTCGACGAGCCCGTCGCATCCCTCGACGTGTCGATCCAGGCGCAGGTGCTCAACCTCTTCATGGACCTGCGGCGGGACCTCGACCTGACGGCGATCTTCATCAGCCACGACCTCGGCGTGGTGCGCCATGTCTCCGACCGGGTCGCGATCATGTATCTCGGCCGCATCGTGGAGCTGGCCCCGACGGCGGAGCTCTACGCCGCCCCCAACCACCCCTATACCAGGGCCCTGTTCGAGAGCGTCCCGCGGATCGGCGTCGGCCGCAGGAGCTTCCATCCCATCGCCGGGGAGATCCCGTCCCCGCTCCATCCGCCGAGCGGATGCCACTTCCATCCGCGCTGTCCCCTCGCCGGGCCGCGCTGCAGGGCCGAGGCGCCGGCGCTGACCGCGATCGCCCCCGGACGCTTCTCGGCCTGCCATCTCAACACCGGCGGAACCGCCTGA
- a CDS encoding carboxypeptidase M32 — MATNDSLAALNERIAAVNDVLNAASVLTWDSRTMMPPGGAETRGHQIATLTRLARDLLLAPETAAALDAAERAVADLPEDSPERRIVAQTRHAVIHHGRVPASLIQERAALRTVAQAAWIEARAKSDFAIFAPHLEKTLALSRAYADCIGWSEHPYDAMVSIYEPGETARSLKALFSTLRAGLLPILDAARSRPAPRSDFLFRDFPEEGQKAFGLALAQKLGYDLSRGRLDTTVHPFEVSFTRNDVRITTRYNRNYLPASIFGTAHETGHGLYEQGVDPAYTRTALATDLVGLYAVGGTSFGAHESQSRLWENHVVRSRTFWHLHFPELRCHFPQQLADVSAEGFYRAVTRVEPGFIRVEADELTYDFHIMLRVEIECALMDGSLEVADLPGAWNAAIARDLGLTVPDDARGVLQDVHWSTGYIGSFPTYTIGNVMAAQIMETLRRNDPSLEDAVEAGEYAGLAEALRAKVWQHGRRFRREELLVRETGRGLDPTPYLSYLAEKYAA, encoded by the coding sequence ATGGCCACGAACGACTCCCTCGCCGCGCTCAACGAGCGCATCGCCGCCGTCAACGATGTCCTGAACGCGGCATCCGTGCTCACCTGGGATTCGCGCACCATGATGCCGCCGGGCGGCGCGGAGACCCGCGGGCACCAGATCGCGACCCTGACCCGCCTCGCCCGCGACCTCCTGCTCGCGCCCGAGACCGCGGCGGCCCTCGACGCCGCGGAGCGCGCGGTCGCGGATCTGCCCGAGGATTCCCCCGAGCGCAGGATCGTGGCGCAGACGCGTCACGCGGTGATCCACCACGGCCGCGTGCCGGCCTCGCTCATCCAGGAGCGCGCGGCCCTTCGCACCGTCGCGCAGGCGGCCTGGATCGAGGCGAGGGCGAAGAGCGACTTCGCGATCTTCGCCCCGCACCTGGAAAAGACCCTCGCGCTCTCCCGCGCCTATGCGGACTGCATCGGCTGGAGCGAGCATCCCTACGACGCGATGGTCTCCATCTACGAGCCGGGAGAGACCGCCCGCAGCCTGAAGGCGCTGTTCTCGACCCTTCGCGCGGGTCTCCTGCCGATCCTCGATGCGGCCCGCTCCCGGCCGGCGCCGCGCTCGGACTTCCTGTTCCGCGACTTCCCGGAGGAGGGGCAGAAGGCGTTCGGCCTCGCCCTGGCGCAGAAGCTCGGCTACGACCTCTCGCGCGGGCGTCTCGACACCACGGTGCATCCCTTCGAGGTGTCCTTCACCCGCAACGACGTGCGCATCACCACCCGCTACAACCGCAACTACCTGCCGGCCTCCATCTTCGGCACCGCGCACGAAACGGGACACGGCCTCTACGAGCAGGGCGTCGACCCCGCCTATACCCGCACGGCCCTCGCCACGGATCTCGTCGGCCTCTACGCGGTGGGCGGCACCAGCTTCGGCGCGCACGAGTCCCAGTCGCGCCTGTGGGAGAACCACGTGGTCCGCAGCCGGACCTTCTGGCACCTCCACTTCCCCGAGCTCCGGTGCCACTTCCCGCAGCAGCTGGCCGATGTCAGCGCCGAGGGGTTCTACCGCGCCGTCACCCGCGTCGAGCCCGGCTTCATCCGCGTGGAGGCGGACGAGCTGACCTACGACTTCCACATCATGCTGCGCGTCGAGATCGAGTGCGCCCTCATGGACGGGTCGCTCGAGGTGGCCGACCTGCCCGGCGCCTGGAACGCCGCGATCGCCCGCGACCTCGGCCTCACGGTCCCGGACGACGCCAGGGGCGTCCTCCAGGACGTGCACTGGTCGACCGGCTATATCGGCTCGTTCCCCACCTATACGATCGGCAACGTGATGGCCGCGCAGATCATGGAGACCCTGCGGCGGAACGACCCCTCCCTGGAGGATGCGGTCGAAGCGGGCGAGTACGCGGGGCTCGCGGAGGCGCTGCGCGCGAAGGTGTGGCAGCACGGCCGCCGCTTCCGGCGGGAGGAGCTGCTCGTCCGCGAGACGGGGCGCGGCCTCGATCCCACGCCCTACCTCTCCTATCTCGCGGAGAAGTACGCCGCCTGA